In one Dunckerocampus dactyliophorus isolate RoL2022-P2 chromosome 9, RoL_Ddac_1.1, whole genome shotgun sequence genomic region, the following are encoded:
- the LOC129187247 gene encoding uncharacterized protein LOC129187247 has translation MTYVVKHLNNHIQQPNPNICPDPNPSICPDPNPSICPDPNPNICPDPNHNFCPDPNHNFCPDPNPNICPDPNPSICPDPNPNFCPVPNHICPDPNICPDPNHNICPDPNHNICPDPNHNICPDPNHICPDPNPNICPDPNHICPDPNHNICPDPNPNICPDPNHNFCPEPNPNICPDPNHICPDPNPNICPDPNPNICPDPNHNFCPDPNPNVCPDPNRSICPDPNVCPDPNPNICPDPNPHSCPDPDRNVCPDPNPNICPDTNPNICPDPNPNICPDPNPNVCPDPNPNICPDPNPNICPDPNHNFCPEPNPNICPDPNHICPDPNPNICPDPNPNICPDPNHNFCPEPNPNICPDPNPNVCPDPNPNICPDPNPNICPDPNHNFCPEPNPNVCPDPNRSICPDPNVCPDPNPNICPDPNPHSCPDPDRNVCPDPNPNICPDTNPNICPDTNPNICPDPNPNICPDPNPNVCPDPKPNICPEPNPNPNPISDTNPNHSPRRFCGVILQPTPNQGMGSPGPEKCSGSDLINCD, from the exons ATGACTTATGTGGTCAAGCATTTGAACAATCACATCCA GCAACCTAACCCCAACATCTGTCCTGATCCAAACCCCAGCATCTGTCCTGATCCAAACCCCAGCATCTGTCCTGACCCTAACCCCAACATTTGTCCTGATCCTAACCACAACTTCTGTCCTGATCCTAACCACAACTTCTGTCCTGACCCCAACCCCAACATCTGTCCTGATCCAAACCCCAGCATCTGTCCTGATCCGAACCCCAACTTCTGTCCTGTTCCTAACCACATCTGTCCTGACCCCAACATCTGTCCTGATCCTAACCACAACATCTGTCCTGATCCTAACCACAACATCTGTCCTGATCCTAACCACAACATCTGTCCTGATCCTAACCACATCTGTCCTGACCCCAATCCCAACATCTGTCCTGATCCTAACCACATCTGTCCTGATCCTAACCACAACATCTGTCCTGACCCAAACCCCAACATCTGTCCTGACCCAAACCACAACTTCTGTCCTGAGCCCAACCCCAACATCTGTCCTGATCCTAACCACATCTGTCCTGACCCCAACCCCAACATCTGTCCTGACCCTAACCCCAACATCTGTCCTGATCCTAACCACAACTTCTGTCCTGATCCTAATCCCAACGTCTGTCCTGATCCTAACCGAAGCATCTGTCCTGATCCTAACGTTTGTCCTGATCCTAACCCCAACATCTGTCCTGATCCTAACCCCCACAGCTGTCCTGATCCTGATCGTAACGTTTGTCCTGATCCTAACCCCAACATCTGTCCTGATACTAACCCCAACATCTGTCCTGACCCAAACCCCAACATCTGTCCTGATCCTAACCCCAACGTCTGTCCTGATCCTAACCCCAACATCTGTCCTGACCCAAACCCCAACATCTGTCCTGATCCTAACCACAACTTCTGTCCTGAGCCCAACCCCAACATCTGTCCTGATCCTAACCACATCTGTCCTGACCCCAACCCCAACATCTGTCCTGACCCAAACCCCAACATCTGTCCTGATCCTAACCACAACTTCTGTCCTGAGCCCAACCCCAACATCTGTCCTGATCCTAACCCCAACGTCTGTCCTGATCCTAACCCCAACATCTGTCCTGACCCAAACCCCAACATCTGTCCTGATCCTAACCACAACTTCTGTCCTGAGCCCAACCCCAACGTCTGTCCTGATCCTAACCGAAGCATCTGTCCTGATCCTAACGTTTGTCCTGATCCTAACCCCAACATCTGTCCTGATCCTAACCCCCACAGCTGTCCTGATCCTGATCGTAACGTTTGTCCTGATCCTAACCCCAACATCTGTCCTGATACTAACCCCAACATCTGTCCTGATACTAACCCCAACATCTGTCCTGACCCAAACCCCAACATCTGTCCTGATCCTAACCCCAACGTCTGTCCTGATCCTAAACCCAACATCTGTCCTGAACCTAACCCCAACCCAAACCCCATTTCTGACACCAACCCTAACCACAGCCCTAGACGTTTCTGTGGAGTCATTCTTCAGCC AACCCCCAATCAGGGTATGGGAAGTCCTGGACCAGAAAAGTGCAGTGGGAGCGACTTGATAAATTGCGACTGA
- the LOC129187399 gene encoding uncharacterized protein LOC129187399 isoform X3: protein MLEKILQMLPSSFSVEESHLYTAEKMLMRQFVLMKQWDQVPRHVCVDHMKQWILAKRSFLQEFQEMKSRTDARMFNLLEVAWIRARFQCLNLMEKEVWEELDEETRLSQLLGRRVTLEGLQMFLLSACPTAEEDVYRFLQHLFNELLSINRSKMLMLFPEFQRSTVHLVREVVEHAVSVFLEEQEPPAEGHTGLDSTPASLTRRVAAASMEISRMLARALTSCSCISQQIAGERLNAICMSVGGKMATSVLTSFAERSASFHLLDYDQSFFTARDCIVNAFEDLNSIATSK from the exons ATGCTTGAGAAAATTCTGCAGATGTTACCATCCTCTTTCTCCGTGGAAGAATCGCACTTGTACACGGCGGAG AAGATGCTGATGAGGCAGTTTGTACTCATGAAGCAGTGGGATCAGGTTCCCAGGCACGTCTGTGTGGATCACATGAAGCAGTGGATCCTGGCTAAAAGAAGCTTCCTGCAAGA GTTCCAGGAAATGAAATCAAGGACAGACGCAAGGATGTTCAATCTCCTTGAAGTG gCCTGGATCAGAGCACGGTTTCAGTGCCTGAACCTGATGGAGAAAGAAGTCTGGGAGGAACTTGACGAGGAGACACGACTTTCGCAGCTACTAGGCAGGAGG GTCACACTAGAAGGCCTCCAGATGTTCCTCTTGTCCGCGTGCCCCACAGCAGAGGAAGATGTGTACAGGTTCCTGCAGCACCTCTTCAATGAGCTGCTTAGTATCAACAGGAGCAAGATGTTAATGCTGTTCCCCGAGTTCCAACGCTCAACTGTCCACCTGGTGAGGGAGGTGGTCGAACATGCGGTCAGCGTTTTCCTGGAGGAGCAGGAGCCACCTGCTGAAGGGCACACGGGCCTGGACTCCACTCCAGCGTCTTTGACAAGAAGGGTTGCAGCTGCCAGCATGGAGATTAGCAGAATGCTGGCACGTGCTCTGACTTCTTGCTCCTGCATCAGTCAGCAGATCGCCGGAGAACGGCTCAACGCTATCTGCATGTCGGTGGGCgggaaaatggccacgagcgtACTCACGAGCTTTGCCGAGCGCTCTGCGAGCTTCCACCTGCTGGACTACGACCAGAGCTTTTTCACAGCACGAGACTGCATCGTAAATGCCTTTGAGGACCTGAACTCCATCGCGACCTCTAAATAA
- the LOC129187399 gene encoding uncharacterized protein LOC129187399 isoform X2: protein MGCLSLIRALFNDDIDAMLEKILQMLPSSFSVEESHLYTAEMLMRQFVLMKQWDQVPRHVCVDHMKQWILAKRSFLQEFQEMKSRTDARMFNLLEVAWIRARFQCLNLMEKEVWEELDEETRLSQLLGRRVTLEGLQMFLLSACPTAEEDVYRFLQHLFNELLSINRSKMLMLFPEFQRSTVHLVREVVEHAVSVFLEEQEPPAEGHTGLDSTPASLTRRVAAASMEISRMLARALTSCSCISQQIAGERLNAICMSVGGKMATSVLTSFAERSASFHLLDYDQSFFTARDCIVNAFEDLNSIATSK from the exons ATGGGCTGTTTATCATTGATCAG AGCTCTGTTCAATGACGACATCGACGCAATGCTTGAGAAAATTCTGCAGATGTTACCATCCTCTTTCTCCGTGGAAGAATCGCACTTGTACACGGCGGAG ATGCTGATGAGGCAGTTTGTACTCATGAAGCAGTGGGATCAGGTTCCCAGGCACGTCTGTGTGGATCACATGAAGCAGTGGATCCTGGCTAAAAGAAGCTTCCTGCAAGA GTTCCAGGAAATGAAATCAAGGACAGACGCAAGGATGTTCAATCTCCTTGAAGTG gCCTGGATCAGAGCACGGTTTCAGTGCCTGAACCTGATGGAGAAAGAAGTCTGGGAGGAACTTGACGAGGAGACACGACTTTCGCAGCTACTAGGCAGGAGG GTCACACTAGAAGGCCTCCAGATGTTCCTCTTGTCCGCGTGCCCCACAGCAGAGGAAGATGTGTACAGGTTCCTGCAGCACCTCTTCAATGAGCTGCTTAGTATCAACAGGAGCAAGATGTTAATGCTGTTCCCCGAGTTCCAACGCTCAACTGTCCACCTGGTGAGGGAGGTGGTCGAACATGCGGTCAGCGTTTTCCTGGAGGAGCAGGAGCCACCTGCTGAAGGGCACACGGGCCTGGACTCCACTCCAGCGTCTTTGACAAGAAGGGTTGCAGCTGCCAGCATGGAGATTAGCAGAATGCTGGCACGTGCTCTGACTTCTTGCTCCTGCATCAGTCAGCAGATCGCCGGAGAACGGCTCAACGCTATCTGCATGTCGGTGGGCgggaaaatggccacgagcgtACTCACGAGCTTTGCCGAGCGCTCTGCGAGCTTCCACCTGCTGGACTACGACCAGAGCTTTTTCACAGCACGAGACTGCATCGTAAATGCCTTTGAGGACCTGAACTCCATCGCGACCTCTAAATAA
- the LOC129187399 gene encoding uncharacterized protein LOC129187399 isoform X1: MGCLSLIRALFNDDIDAMLEKILQMLPSSFSVEESHLYTAEKMLMRQFVLMKQWDQVPRHVCVDHMKQWILAKRSFLQEFQEMKSRTDARMFNLLEVAWIRARFQCLNLMEKEVWEELDEETRLSQLLGRRVTLEGLQMFLLSACPTAEEDVYRFLQHLFNELLSINRSKMLMLFPEFQRSTVHLVREVVEHAVSVFLEEQEPPAEGHTGLDSTPASLTRRVAAASMEISRMLARALTSCSCISQQIAGERLNAICMSVGGKMATSVLTSFAERSASFHLLDYDQSFFTARDCIVNAFEDLNSIATSK; the protein is encoded by the exons ATGGGCTGTTTATCATTGATCAG AGCTCTGTTCAATGACGACATCGACGCAATGCTTGAGAAAATTCTGCAGATGTTACCATCCTCTTTCTCCGTGGAAGAATCGCACTTGTACACGGCGGAG AAGATGCTGATGAGGCAGTTTGTACTCATGAAGCAGTGGGATCAGGTTCCCAGGCACGTCTGTGTGGATCACATGAAGCAGTGGATCCTGGCTAAAAGAAGCTTCCTGCAAGA GTTCCAGGAAATGAAATCAAGGACAGACGCAAGGATGTTCAATCTCCTTGAAGTG gCCTGGATCAGAGCACGGTTTCAGTGCCTGAACCTGATGGAGAAAGAAGTCTGGGAGGAACTTGACGAGGAGACACGACTTTCGCAGCTACTAGGCAGGAGG GTCACACTAGAAGGCCTCCAGATGTTCCTCTTGTCCGCGTGCCCCACAGCAGAGGAAGATGTGTACAGGTTCCTGCAGCACCTCTTCAATGAGCTGCTTAGTATCAACAGGAGCAAGATGTTAATGCTGTTCCCCGAGTTCCAACGCTCAACTGTCCACCTGGTGAGGGAGGTGGTCGAACATGCGGTCAGCGTTTTCCTGGAGGAGCAGGAGCCACCTGCTGAAGGGCACACGGGCCTGGACTCCACTCCAGCGTCTTTGACAAGAAGGGTTGCAGCTGCCAGCATGGAGATTAGCAGAATGCTGGCACGTGCTCTGACTTCTTGCTCCTGCATCAGTCAGCAGATCGCCGGAGAACGGCTCAACGCTATCTGCATGTCGGTGGGCgggaaaatggccacgagcgtACTCACGAGCTTTGCCGAGCGCTCTGCGAGCTTCCACCTGCTGGACTACGACCAGAGCTTTTTCACAGCACGAGACTGCATCGTAAATGCCTTTGAGGACCTGAACTCCATCGCGACCTCTAAATAA